A segment of the Manis javanica isolate MJ-LG chromosome 17, MJ_LKY, whole genome shotgun sequence genome:
AACTGAGAGCAAAAAAAAAGCCCTGCGAGAAATGCTTGGAGGCAGTTTGTCCAAAGGAGCTTCCAGAAAACTGCACATACTTGGGTACAATGGGATTGTTGGAAGATGATGGAGAGATAGGCAACGGGAGTCATAAGCTTCTAGGGTTAGGCTGAGGAGCCACCCAAGTGCCCAGCAGAGGAAGGAGCTGAGGAGTctggcaggaggcagagggacaGGCAGCCAGGAAAGCGGTGGGCTAATCCAGATGAGCGGTAGCCATGAGGGTGGGAAGGAGCAGCAATAGGATGTGGGGCCAGGCTGGGCTATGGCAGGGCACGTCTGTTCCCAAAATATCAGACATGTTGCCAGAAGTGGGTCACTCTGAGGGGCTAGCTACAGCGACAGGGCACGCCTGCGTCTCGGGTCGAGGCAGGGGCTGATGAGGACTTCGAGACGTCGCATTCACTGACCACAGCGAATCGTGGATGACACACCATCTGGACCGTGCGTGAGAAAAGCAAAAGCCAAGCAAAACAGAACCACGAGTTGTGTGGAGTGTTGGGCGTCAACTGGGTCCCTGCCCTAAAAGAGAGTCTAGAGTGCAATACGCACACCCAGGGGCCTGCCAGACCCGCTAGACAGGTCTGACCCCCGGAGTCCTCCcaaaaagagaagggagggacagCAGGGGAACCACGGTCGGGGTAGGAGAAAGCCCGGGCAAAGGCTCGGAGGCGGGGCGCGCAGGGCAGGACGGGAGGTAGGCGGGGACTCCGCAGCGCCGGGAGCCCTGGCCGGCCGCTCCCACCGCAGCCAGGTCCGCGTTCACCCCAACAAGCAGCGACGCCGCTGCCAGAAGGCCACTTCCGGTCAACGGCACGGCGCCTTCCCGCCAGTCTCTCGCAGGACGCATCGATCCGTCCCTCTAGACCATGCTCGCAGACACCGCTCTAGCCAATCACGCGCCTGCTCCGAAGGCACCGCCTCCCCCTCCCTTTGGACTACGTTTCCCACGAGCCTCAGCAAGCAAGACCAGGCGCGGCCTCTGCCAGCGGACGCTCACTTTCAGAAGCTTCTTACGACTGAGAGGCACTCCGTTCCTCCTAGAGGAAGCTGAAGTAATCGCAGAGTTTGGGGGTTCTCCCTCCCTCAACGGCGGCCGCTCCTTTGCCTCCGAGCCTTAGGAGTTGCCAACTGCGGAGATGGACGGTACATTACAATGTCGCGCACGCGCACAACGGAAGCGGGTTCCTATTGGCAAACTGGGCGAGGGGCGGAGAGAAGCGTGGCCTCGTAACCAATCACAGCTGATACTCCACCTAGGTCCCTCCCCTATCGCTATTGAGGCTTCTTTATGGTCGTGCAGCGGTCTCTTTGGGAACCACTGTAAGCACCTACGCCCACCTCGGGCTGCTTTCGAGGCCATGGCCGGAGCGCCGCCTTGCCTTCCCGGGAGGCCGGAAGTGGCGGCCTGGTTAGTTCTGCGGAGATTCACCTCCAGGTGGTCCCCGGAGGAAGCGGGGTCACCAGGTGGTCCGCGGCCTTTCTCCGACATACCGGCGAGCATCTCCAGGGAGGAGGGTGCTGCGGTTCTTCACGAGCTCCTTACAGACATAAGGGGACACGAAGACAATGGGGGAGCCGGAAGGGCACCCtcttactgatgaggaaactgtcCCGTGATTTACACCCAGTTTCAGATGTATATTCAGAAATCACTTCTGCAAAGTGAGGGATGAAGGTTTTTGTCCATTCTTATGGGACGTGCTTAACCTTTATTTGGGGGACATAACTAGTAAGAGGGTGatatttcatttatctcaagAGGCAATGTAcctgtttttaaaatctgtgagATGAGGTCTGTTTTGCTTCCACACCTCAAGCAGCCAAACCATGACTTATTTCAATCCTGAATtgcatctgccttttttttttttctcccatgtcTAGGAATCCCTGGCTGCCAGCTCTCTATAAAGGGTAGTGGTCTTAAACTGATTGGAAGCTGTAAGCTTCATCATAAACGACTCATTCACCGTGTGCAGAAAGAGCTGGTGCTCTGATAGCTTCTCCAGTAGCTAGCTCTCCCCTAGCAGTCTTTGTTTTAGGTCTCCCCTCTCAGGGGGCTGCTGGTTTTCAAGCTTTCTGGAGGTCTGCAGCATAAACCTGGTGGGACCTCCCACCACTTCCCGTGTTGCCAACTCAGTACTTGGCTGAGTGACTGCTCCTCCATCTCCATCTGCTTCTAGCTACATGATGCTATTGCTATCGGCCCCTTTTACCACCTACCTGTGGGTTTGTTTTAAACACTTCTCTGTGGTTCAGTGAATTTCTGAACCAAGTGAGATGCATATATTCAGTCCTCCATCTTGACTCAGAAAGCCCAAGGACGCTTTTACAGGCACCACCTACTCAGGGTTATTAGCAGAGGCCAGCCTGACACAACAGGGTCCAACATGACGAAGAGATTCGAGGGGAGGACAACTTAGGGGCCAAAACAAGGGCAAGAAGGGTACTTATGGTTGTTCCTGTAAGAGAGCAGAGGGACTGAGGGATAGCAGGGGCTAAGCCCACAGGTGTGAAGGAGCTCAATGAAGTGGGGATGAGGCTGATGAAGAGACAGAACAGGGCATCAGGCCCACCTTGAGGGGCCAGGAGGGATTAGGGTGAAACTGCTCCAGGAGCTTTTGTCCAAGGTGCAGACATTGCATGTGACTCTTGGGGTATCTACTTGCTATTCAACCGATGCCTTTGCTACTGAATCCCACCGGTTCCCCAGAAGAGCCTTCTGTCAGTCAGAGAAGGGATGTGACTGTTTCACAGCTATGCGGACTGAGATTGGCGTGACCTGCTCAAGCCTCTCTCATGGAGGTCAATTTGGGTTAGATGGGGGCAATGCCAAATAGACCAGAGCATGAGAAAGGATGAGTCCATGAGGGGCAGACAATAGCTCAGGGGTCCACAAGGTTATCAGGAGGCCTGGCTTAGAGTACCTACCCTTGAAAGGTCATGGGGAGCCAAGTCCTGCAAgactccactccccaccccagtgtCTCTCCTTTGCAGAACTTGTGGGGTCCCAGGGGCAGAAGATAGGTCTGGCACTGCTGGCAAGTCAAGAATGGAGGACATCATGTCTGTGCTGTGTATGGCAGTTGCCTATGAGGTCTTGATGATGGGATTGGGGCACCCACTAGGGTCAATCTTTTGGGTCAGAACTTGTGGCCCCTAACTCAAGACTCCCTTCCTGGGGTCCATAAAAAATTAATCTCCTAGTAGAGCTGCTGCTTGGGGCAGCCTACCCTGCCCAGTTCTCCTGGCTTCCCCCCAACCCACTTCTGGCTGTTGAGACACAGGTGTCCCAGGCCCTCCATAGGCCACAGACAGGCTTCGTCTCTTCCCTGTGGCCTCTCAAAGGTACTTCAGGGTTGCAGCCAAATCCCCACAGCTTTGTGATGACAGCATACCCTGATGCCATGTGCTAGGGTGAAATGGGAATCATGCTGTTACTTTTCACGTTTTTAAAGTCATCTTTATCATGGACCTTCCCTGGACTCTGTTGTTAAAACCTTTTTAACCATGACCTGGAAGCTGGTAGGGGAGGTGAAGACAGTGGGATGCAAGAATTTACAATATACATCCATTCAAATTTGTAACTTTCGCTCTTTTTCTTCTACCTAGTAAAAACACCAGTAATTTCCCTGGGGGTGAGGCCTGAggttgttatgtgtcttggttagCTGAGGGCCACAGGAAGCAAActgggcccccaccccaccagtcTGCCAAGGTGTTCCCACCATGTAGGCTATCAtggtgtgggggctgggggcgcATATCGCAGCAGGGCACCACACACAGCCTTAGGTAACAGCAAGTGCTCCTTCCAATCGAAGCATCATATACTCAAATTATACTATGCTGTACACAACTCACATGGCGTCTCGCCGCTGTGGATGCGCTGGTGCTGCGTCAGGTGTGAGGTCTGGCTGAAGGCCTTGCCCTACTGCGGGCATTCATACGGCCGCTCCCCAGTGTGGGTGCGCAGGTGCTTGAGGAGGTCGGAGCTCTTGATGAACACTTTGCTGCACGTCCTGCATTCGAAAGGTTTCTTCCCCGGGAGGAGGCCAGGGCCCACATGGAGGGCTTCGCCCAGCTCGTCCCAGGTCGGGGACTCCTGGCCAGCGGGCAGTCTCTGAGGCTCGTGCTAAGCCTCAGCCTTTCCTCGTGGGCACATGGCCAAGGAACCCAGCAAAAACAAACAGCCCCATCTTATCTCTTCTGAAACTGTTACTAAGGTCACCTCATCAGGGCAGTGGGGATATAAAGGATCCTGGCAATGCTTTGGTGGCAATAGGACAAGGCCAAGGTTGAGGCCTGGATGAGAACACGAACAAGTGAGTACAGCTGGAGAGCTACCATTCTTGAGCCTTGTCTCCCTGCAAGAATCTCCACCCCCCTCATCCACCTCCACTGGCTTTACCATGTGCAGGAAGCCAGACCATGCCTGGCTGGCCCTCAGATAGAGCTGCAGATAGAGCATGGGCGTGGAGTGGTGAGCTGTCTGGATGCTGGGCCAGTGGCCTGGGCTTAAATTATACTTATGCTGTACACAACTCACaccccctctctgtgcctcagtttcctcatcacaAAAGTAGGGATAccagcccacagcagccaccttATAGTGCTGTTAGGAGGAAATTTGTGGTTCTCTGAACAGGGGCCTGCAGTTGGCATGTTAGCCATTATCAATGCCCTGCCTGTCAGAGTAGAGCAAATACTCTACGTAGACCcaatctttttccttctttttcttgattttcctataggaggaaactgaggctcagtgccCAGTCACTTGCCCTACACCATCCATTGACCTTACATGACCACCTTTCCACTGGGCCTGCTCTGAGGAAGGCCCCGTAACCCGAGCCCTGGGGGAACTATCCTGAGTATCACCACAGCCAGTTTCTGAGTGGACATAACAGGTTCTCTGGACCACTTCCACCCTATACCACACTCTGAATCCTCACCTTAGCCCCCACGAGTCACAATACACCTGATGTGGCACTAGTTGACTTTCAGGTCTCCATCCCACCAAAGTTCCACCTTTTAGGTTTGGCCCCACACCCAGTATTTTGGCTGCTTGCCCTGCGAGGAATAAGCTGTGTCTAAAATAGCATAGCTTGTCTCCATGTGCATGGGAACTGCTATAAACATACTAGGATACTATGCAGTGGCCATTTGCAGAGGAGACGTGATGTTCAGCCTTGGGAGGGATTCAGGATAGGCAAGAAAGGGCGGGGCTGTGACCTTACACCTTGGATGCTTTGGGAACTTCTGCTGGCCCTGAGACAGGGGTGGGGCCGGTCTCCCTCCCCAGTGCAACCTCTGACGATGCCCCCGAAGGAGGCCTAGCTCGGGGCCGCCGCACGGGCCTCTCACCGGTGTGGATCCTCTGGTGGTGGAAGAGGGCGGGGCGCTCACGGAAGCCCCGGCCGCACTGCGTGCACACAAACGGTTTCTCGCCCGTGTGGATGCGGCGGTGGCTGAGCAGCACAGCACCCTTGGCGAAGGCCTTGCCGCAGTCCCCGCAGCGGAAAGGCCGCTCACCCGTGTGCAGCAACTGGTGCTGCGTGAGGTTGGAGCTGTGGCTGAAGGCGCGGCCGCACTGCGTGCAGGCAAAAGGCTTCTCCCCAGTGTGCACGCGCTGGTGTTTGAAAAGCGACGAACCCTGGCTGAAGGCCGCCCCGCAGAGCGCACAGGTATACGGCTTCTCGCCCGTGTGAGTGCGCTCGTGCTGGATCAGGTGCGAGTTGCGGCAGAAACGGCGGCCACACTGCGCACAGGCATAGGGCCGCCCGCCAGCGTGGATCTTGCGGTGCTGGCTGAGGTTGGAGCCGTGGCTGAAGGCCTTGCCACACTCGCCGCAGCGGAAGGACTTCTCGGCCGTGTGGATGCGCTGGTGCCGCACCAGCGAGGAGCTGTGCCGGAAAGCCTTGCCGCAGGCCGGGCACGCGTACGGCGTCTCGCCGCTGTGGATGCGCTGGTGCTGCGTCAGGTGTGAGGTCTGGCTGAAGGCCTTGCCGCACTGCGGGCATTCATACGGCCGCTCCCCGGTGTGGGTGCGCAGGTGCTTGAGGAGGTCGGAGCTCTTGACGAACACTTTGCTGCACGCCCTGCATTCGAAAGGTTTCTCCCCCGGGAGGAGGCCGGGGCCCGCACGCAGAGCTTCGCCCAGCTCGTCCCAGGTCGGGGACTCCTGGCCGGCGGGCAGTCTCTGAGGCTCGTGCCAAGCCTCAGCCTCCCCTCGTTCCCCGCCAACACGACCGGCCAGGAGGTCCGGGACACCCAAGAAGGCTCTCCCAGAGGCCTCCCGCACACATGGCTTGTGCCGCTCGGGCGTCCTCCGCTGCTTCCCTGGCGCCAGGCGGCCTATGAGGGTCTTCTCCCTGGGCGGGCCGCTCTCGGAAGCCCTCAGTGGGGCGGTCAGCCGCAGGCTAACGCCGGCCTCCCCGCTGCCCGGGCCCAGCAGGAGTCTTTCCCAATAGATCACAGACACCCCTGTGGGTTTTCTCTCCCGAGACGGGGAGGTGCCCCGCCGACCCTCCAGGCTTTTCCCACGTTCACAGGCACCAGTGACGGAGAGGACCCTAGTAGGTGCCATAGGGGGGCTATCCCAGAAGGCCCCTGGCAAACCTGGTTCTCCAGAAACATCTCTGTCCTCTGCCAGAAGCTGGGAACCTGTAGGCACAGAAACGGGGATGATGCCTGGGTCACCCTGGCCAGGGCACGTCGAGTTGGTGGGCAAGGGTGCGGAAGCCGGGTAGGAAAGCAGAGGGGCCAGACACCCTTCCTGCATGTGGCTTGCACCTGTCTCGGGGTTGCGGGGACTCTCCAGCCTGCTTCTGCTGCTTACCCTGGTGGCCGCTCGGCGCTACGGATCTTACTCAGGGACTGTTTGCCGACAGGCCCTCTCACCTGGCCTGGTCGGGACCAGGAGCGCCCCGGTCAGGGCTGGGTCCCCAGTGCCTGGAATGGGCCTGGCTGTCTCAAGTACTCAAGAAACGATGAGCACGTGAACAAATGAAGAAAGGAACGGCCCCACAGATGGCCCGGGGGGTACCCTTGGAGCCCCCGTTTCTAGGGCAGGCAAGGCCAGAGCCTCCAGGAGGGCTGATGAAGGAAGAACAGAAGCGagctgggtgggaggcaggagaggagcaTGTGTGCCAGaagggcagggaaaggggaacaGAAGCTTGGCCACAGACGGCCCCCAAGTTCACGCACCCCAGGCCCCCACTCACCAGGACAGGGCTTCCTCTGGGCATTCCTGGCCGGGGCCACATCTGTCCCACCGAGAACCCAGGGCTCCTCGCCACGCTCGAGCTGGATGACCACACGGGGTCGGGAGGCAGAGAGTCCTGTGAGAGGACCAGCAAGTGAGGGGGCCGGCCCCAGCTCGGGACGACCCACCGCCCCAGAGGATGGTGGAAGTCAGGGTTTCACGGGACTTAGACGGTGTCATctatgaagccaagaaaaccccAAGGTCATGCCACGAGGCAGGACTCACAGGAACAGCTCAACGGTCCTTGTGGGGGGAACCGTGTTGGCAGTGCACCAGAGGAAGGGAACCGAGCCCGGGAACAGAGGCGCCACAGCTGGACGGGAACGTTCCGTTGGCGGGTGCAGGGCTGCCCATGGCCGCCAGGAGATTAGGCGTTAGTGTTGGTGGCCCAGCCTGACGACAGCTGAGCTTTCCCTGGAGGACCCAGGGCCTTACCCAGCGAGGTCACTAGTGAGAAGTTCTCCAGCATCACGTGGCGGTACAAGGCCCTCTGGGCTGTGTCCAGGAGTCCCCACTCCTCCGGGGAGAAGTACACGGCCACGTCCTCAAACGCCATCAGGCCCTACAACAGCAAGGGCAAGGGAAGACGGACACGACCTAAGTCACAGCTGTGCGACCCGGGGCTCACCAGCCTGTCCCAGGGGCTACCTCCCTCGGGGCTCTGCAGATGGGACTTCCTCACCTGTCTGGGCgcccccctccaccctcccagtCTGGGCCCCAGATGCCTCCTCGACCTCTCCGCTGGCCACTCCACGCAAGGCAGCAAGAGAACGCTCGCCCCAGGGGCAGCCCCAGGCGTCCACTCGTGATCCAGCCTTTGCACAAGGTGACCCTCCCCAGACATGCCCTTCCTGCTCATGCAATATGCAACCGCACGTGTCCCAGCTGCGGGACCACGCCGGGCGTGCCCATCCCTGTAAGgtgcctcctcccccacccctgtggAACTTAGGCCTGACATTTCAAGGCTGCTCCTCCCGCCTGAAGGACTGCCTGATCCCCTCGTCACCCCAGGTGTGGACCCAAGGATCTGGTGGGCACACAGGAAGCCAGTTGCCGCCTCCCTCCATAGCCACGCTCCCTCCATTTGCTTCTCACTTGGCTGCACCCTCCCTTCCCTCAGCCACCTGCCAGACTTCCCCTCAAGGCCCCAGGGACTGCCAGCCACTCTTCATCTCCCTGGAGCCCTAACTGCCCGTCCCCGGCTGAGTCTGTGAGATCCcctcttcctgaggttcctgaGGCCCGGCCTCGGCTCAGGACACCAGGACTCTGTCCTCCAACATCTGCAACTCTAGGTCCACGTGATGCCTCCGCTATGGGACTTCCTGACTTTTCCCTGGAACGTGCTTCCCTCcaaattcctgttttttttctaccGCAGTTCCATTCTTATGGGTGCTGAGGCCGAATAACTTGCGAAGTTCTTCACTCAGGACACTCGCTCACACCCCCGCGCCTGATGTATCAGCCAATCTACCCAGAATCCAACCGCTTTGCCCATTTCCGCCGCCCCAATGTGGTCCAGCTGCCATCATCGCCCCACCAGGACCGTGGCAGTAAATCGCGTCCGCCCTACACACCGCCAACCACCTCTGCGTCCGTTCTCCGCTCAGCAAGTGGCGCGATTCTTTTAAAAACCCTAACTCGAGGCACGGCCAGCCTCTGTTCAAAACCGTCCCTGGCTCCCGGCGTCCTCGGGATAAAGCCCGAACTCCGCGGCTTGCTTGCCATTTCAGGCACACCCAATCTTCTCCCTCTCCCGGAGCTCCACGACAGGGCGTTCAGTTCCGGAAGCACCTAGGCTCAGTCTCCCCTCACAGTTTTTTTAAGTGCGGCACCGTCCCTCCCCTCGGAACTTCCTTCCACACCTCGCCCCTCTGGCTTCCAGAAGCGGGGATCCCACACGTGCACGCCCCACTGGTCTGGCAACAGGGGCCTACGACGAACCGAGAGAGGAAGACACGTCGTCCAGGTGAAGTCCCTCCCTCAGTCAGGGCCCGGGTCCGGGGACGCGGGACCCGGGCGGGTGGGGCTCTGGGGCTCCCTCCACCCACCTGCGCTGGGTCTGTCAGCACCGCCTCCATCGGGCCCTGCACCTGGGACGGCGCAGATGCGGGCGGACGAGCCAGGCGCCCCGGCTCCCGTCTTCAGTCTCCCCGTACGGTAAGGGCGCAGACGCCCGGGGCGCCGCCTCAGGGGACGCCCGGAGAGCACGTGGCTCGGGGCACCGCCCGCACCACACCCGGAGAAACCGAGGCTGGCGGGCGGGGCGCGGCCGTCGGCCCGCGGTTACGGGACGCGCGCGAGGCGGGCTCTGCCCGCACCTTCCTCGCTGCCCTCGCCTCGGGTCTCCAGAACCTCCTGGAAAACCGGCCCCGACGCGGCGCGCTGCAGTCCCCAAGAGCGGGGTAGCCCAACGACCGGCAGCAAAGTGACAGTCCCACACGCCGGAAGCTCAGTCCCCACAAACCCACATTGGCCCAATGCGCGCGGTGGGCTCACGCGCACCGCCTTCTGGGAAGCGTAGTTCCCGCCGTCTTTCTGCTGCGGCCGGCCGTTGGCGGCGTGAGCCTTCCCGGTATCGATGGCAACGGCGAAGCATCACCGCGTGGTCGCTGGGAAGTGGAGTCCCGCGGCCGCGCCCCAGTCACCGCGGGCCTCGCTCGTGGACGGCGTCGACCTTCTGTCCACGCGCCCACACAAGCCGCCCGGGAGGTCAAGCGCTGGAAGTACGAAACGGAAAATACTGCAGCCGCAGGAGGCGACGCAAGCGCGGAGCTGTAGGATCGAGCGTACGGGGAGGAGCGGGATGGGAGGAAGACGATCTTCGGTCCAGAGACCCGCATGCCAGCTCCACCTGGTGACTTCTCGGAGGCTGGTCGCTCCGGTCAGCGCTTTCACCTCTGTGCATCATTTGGTGACTATGATCAGGAGGGGTTCGAAAAGTAGCAACTGAACTTTGTATAAGCCATCTCTAGTGTCTACTGTGCGCATAGTCACTGGTCTATTATGCCAACATgcaaacaaaagaaaggtgaatcTGTGGCAGATTTTAAGCCCTCTTCCTGTGTCATTCAGGCTTCCATGCCATAAACTTACCACGCCTATCCTAGCTGACCTACTTGTAAATACGTTATACTCTGAGGTTAGTGCATGGAAAAAAGCAGAGTAAAGGGTGGAAGGCCACCAGAACAATTGAACTCAATGACTATACCGGAGCATTTGAAAGGACACTTGAGCAAGATTGAAAACGAAAATCCCCCAACACTTCAGGTTCAAGAGAAAGTAAGGCTTCCAGTTCTTCGTGTACGGGCTGCAAAACCGATGCCAACATTTTCTGGTCACGGATGTCAACCCTTTTCAGGGGAAGTCGGCGGGAACTACGCTTCCCAGAAGGCGGTGCGCGTGAGCCCACCGCGCGCATTGGGCCAATGTGGGTTTGTGGGGACTGAGCTTCCGGCGTGTGGGACTGTCACTTTGCTGCCGGTCGTTGGGCTACCCCGCTCTTGGGGACTGCAGCGCGCCGCGTCGGGGCCGGTTTTCCAGGAGGTTCTGGAGACCCGAGGCGAGGGCAGCGAGGAAGGTGCGGGCAGAGCCCGCCTCGCGCGCGTCCCGTAACCGCGGGCCGACGGCCGCGCCCCGCCCGCCAGCCTCGGTTTCTCCGGGTGTGGTGCGGGCGGTGCCCCGAGCCACGTGCTCTCCGGGCGTCCCCTGAGGCGGCGCCCCGGGCGTCTGCGCCCTTACCGTACGGGGAGACTGAAGACGGGAGCCGGGGCGCCTGGCTCGTCCGCCCGCATCTGCGCCGTCCCAGGTGCAGGGCCCGATGGAGGCGGTGCTGACAGACCCAGCGCAGGTGGGTGGAGGGAGCCCCAGAGCCCCACCCGCCCGGGTCCCGCGTCCCCGGACCCGGGCCCTGACTGAGGGAGGGACTTCACCTGGACGACGTGTCTTCCTCTCTCGGTTCGTCGTAGGCCCCTGTTGCCAGACCAGTGGGGCGTGCACGTGTGGGATCCCCGCTTCTGGAAGCCAGAGGGGCGAGGTGTGGAAGGAAGTTCCGAGGGGAGGGACGGTGCCGCACTTAAAAAAACTGTGAGGGGAGACTGAGCCTAGGTGCTTCCGGAACTGAACGCCCTGTCGTGGAGCTCCGGGAGAGGGAGAAGATTGGGTGTGCCTGAAATGGCAAGCAAGCCGCGGAGTTCGGGCTTTATCCCGAGGACGCCGGGAGCCAGGGACGGTTTTGAACAGAGGCTGGCCGTGCCTCGAGTTAGGGTTTTTAAAAGAATCGCGCCACTTGCTGAGCGGAGAACGGACGCAGAGGTGGTTGGCGGTGTGTAGGGCGGACGCGATTTACTGCCACGGTCCTGGTGGGGCGATGATGGCAGCTGGACCACATTGGGGCGGCGGAAATGGGCAAAGCGGTTGGATTCTGGGTAGATTGGCTGATACATCAGGCGCGGGGGTGTGAGCGAGTGTCCTGAGTGAAGAACTTCGCAAGTTATTCGGCCTCAGCACCCATAAGAATGGAACTGCggtagaaaaaaaacaggaatttgGAGGGAAGCACGTTCCAGGGAAAAGTCAGGAAGTCCCATAGCGGAGGCATCACGTGGACCTAGAGTTGCAGATGTTGGAGGACAGAGTCCTGGTGTCCTGAGCCGAGGCCGGGCCtcaggaacctcaggaagaggGGATCTCACAGACTCAGCCGGGGACGGGCAGTTAGGGCTCCAGGGAGATGAAGAGTGGCTGGCAGTCCCTGGGGCCTTGAGGGGAAGTCTGGCAGGTGGCTGAGGGAAGGGAGGGTGCAGCCAAGTGAGAAGCAAATGGAGGGAGCGTGGCTATGGAGGGAGGCGGCAACTGGCTTCCTGTGTGCCCACCAGATCCTTGGGTCCACACCTGGGGTGACGAGGGGATCAGGCAGTCCTTCAGGCGGGAGGAGCAGCCTTGAAATGTCAGGCCTAAGTTCCacaggggtggggggggaggcaCCTTACAGGGATGGGCACGCCCGGCGTGGTCCCGCAGCTGGGACACGTGCGGTTGCATATTGCATGAGCAGGAAGGGCATGTCTGGGGAGGGTCACCTTGTGCAAAGGCTGGATCACGAGTGGACGCCTGGGGCTGCCCCTGGGGCGAGCGTTCTCTGGCTGCCTTGCGTGGAGTGGCCAGCGGAGAGGTCGAGGAGGCATCTGGGGCCCAGACTGGGATGGTGGAGAGGGGCGCCCAGACAGGTGAGGAAGTCCCATCTGCAGAGCCCCGAGGGAGGTAGCCCCTGGGACAGGCTGGTGAGCCCCGGGTCGCACAGCTGTGACTTAGGTCGTGTCCGTCTTCCCTTGCCCTTGCTGTTGTAGGGCCTGATGGCGTTTGAGGACGTGGCCGTGTACTTCTCCCCGGAGGAGTGGGGACTCCTGGACACAGCCCAGAGGGCCTTGTACCGCCACGTGATGCTGGAGAACTTCTCACTAGTGACCTCGCTGGGTAAGGCCCTGGGTCCTCCAGGGAAAGCTCAGCTGTCGTCAGGCTGGGCCACCAGCACTAACGCCTAATCTCCTGGCGGCCATGGGCAGCCCTGCACCCGCCAACGGAACGTTCCCGTCCAGCTGTGGCGCCTCTGTTCCCGGGCTCGGTTCCCTT
Coding sequences within it:
- the LOC140846937 gene encoding zinc finger protein 324B-like isoform X3, with the translated sequence MAFEDVAVYFSPEEWGLLDTAQRALYRHVMLENFSLVTSLGLSASRPRVVIQLERGEEPWVLGGTDVAPARNAQRKPCPGSQLLAEDRDVSGEPGLPGAFWDSPPMAPTRVLSVTGACERGKSLEGRRGTSPSRERKPTGVSVIYWERLLLGPGSGEAGVSLRLTAPLRASESGPPREKTLIGRLAPGKQRRTPERHKPCVREASGRAFLGVPDLLAGRVGGERGEAEAWHEPQRLPAGQESPTWDELGEALRAGPGLLPGEKPFECRACSKVFVKSSDLLKHLRTHTGERPYECPQCGKAFSQTSHLTQHQRIHSGETPYACPACGKAFRHSSSLVRHQRIHTAEKSFRCGECGKAFSHGSNLSQHRKIHAGGRPYACAQCGRRFCRNSHLIQHERTHTGEKPYTCALCGAAFSQGSSLFKHQRVHTGEKPFACTQCGRAFSHSSNLTQHQLLHTGERPFRCGDCGKAFAKGAVLLSHRRIHTGEKPFVCTQCGRGFRERPALFHHQRIHTGERPVRRPRARPPSGASSEVALGRETGPTPVSGPAEVPKASKV
- the LOC140846937 gene encoding uncharacterized protein isoform X2, yielding MEAVLTDPAQGLMAFEDVAVYFSPEEWGLLDTAQRALYRHVMLENFSLVTSLGLSASRPRVVIQLERGEEPWVLGGTDVAPARNAQRKPCPGSQLLAEDRDVSGEPGLPGAFWDSPPMAPTRVLSVTGACERGKSLEGRRGTSPSRERKPTGVSVIYWERLLLGPGSGEAGVSLRLTAPLRASESGPPREKTLIGRLAPGKQRRTPERHKPCVREASGRAFLGVPDLLAGRVGGERGEAEAWHEPQRLPAGQESPTWDELGEALRAGPGLLPGEKPFECRACSKVFVKSSDLLKHLRTHTGERPYECPQCGKAFSQTSHLTQHQRIHSGETPYACPACGKAFRHSSSLVRHQRIHTAEKSFRCGECGKAFSHGSNLSQHRKIHAGGRPYACAQCGRRFCRNSHLIQHERTHTGEKPYTCALCGAAFSQGSSLFKHQRVHTGEKPFACTQCGRAFSHSSNLTQHQLLHTGERPFRCGDCGKAFAKGAVLLSHRRIHTGEKPFVCTQCGRGFRERPALFHHQRIHTGERPVRRPRARPPSGASSEVALGRETGPTPVSGPAEVPKASKV
- the LOC140846937 gene encoding uncharacterized protein isoform X1; the encoded protein is MASKPRSSGFIPRTPGARDGFEQRLAVPRVRVFKRIAPLAERRTDAEGLMAFEDVAVYFSPEEWGLLDTAQRALYRHVMLENFSLVTSLGLSASRPRVVIQLERGEEPWVLGGTDVAPARNAQRKPCPGSQLLAEDRDVSGEPGLPGAFWDSPPMAPTRVLSVTGACERGKSLEGRRGTSPSRERKPTGVSVIYWERLLLGPGSGEAGVSLRLTAPLRASESGPPREKTLIGRLAPGKQRRTPERHKPCVREASGRAFLGVPDLLAGRVGGERGEAEAWHEPQRLPAGQESPTWDELGEALRAGPGLLPGEKPFECRACSKVFVKSSDLLKHLRTHTGERPYECPQCGKAFSQTSHLTQHQRIHSGETPYACPACGKAFRHSSSLVRHQRIHTAEKSFRCGECGKAFSHGSNLSQHRKIHAGGRPYACAQCGRRFCRNSHLIQHERTHTGEKPYTCALCGAAFSQGSSLFKHQRVHTGEKPFACTQCGRAFSHSSNLTQHQLLHTGERPFRCGDCGKAFAKGAVLLSHRRIHTGEKPFVCTQCGRGFRERPALFHHQRIHTGERPVRRPRARPPSGASSEVALGRETGPTPVSGPAEVPKASKV